The following nucleotide sequence is from Aspergillus luchuensis IFO 4308 DNA, chromosome 1, nearly complete sequence.
TATATACATAACTAAGAAAAAGACCACGGTAGTCAAGTGCCAAAAAACAGCTACCgcaccttcttcaacttattcctcttcctccccaaaacatctctcccctcctcaatCTCGCCATTCGCCTCTCTCTTGGCCTCCccaacctccttcaacacACCCGTCCTAACAACCCGACCCTCCACACTAACCCCTTCCTCACTCCACTCCTCCATCTGCCTCCCGACCCTCTCCTCAATCGCCAACACAAGACTCACATCCCTCTGCCCCACCAACGTCACCGACtcacccttcctccccgcacGCGCCGTTCTACCCACCCGATGCACATAATCATCCGGATTCCTAGGCACATCGAAATTGACCACCAACTCCACGGACGGAATATCCAAACCACGAGACGCCACATCCGTCGCGACGAGCAACCTCGCCGCGGACGCTCGAAACCTGGCCAGATTGGCGTTCCGCTCCGACTGCGGCAGCAGACTATGCAGAGAAGTAACACGGTGAGACAGTCGGCGGAGCATACGCTCCAGCAAGTCCGCGGTCTTGGTGTGgttgcagaagatgatggcggGTTTGGAGGCGTTGGCTTCCGTGGAGAGGAGGACGTGGAGGAAGGCTTCGCGGTGGGTCATGGGGACTTTGAGGTAGGTTTGTTTGAGGGTGGGGGGGATGGAGGCGTTGTTTTCGGTGGAGATTTCCGTCACGAAGATGGGCGGTTTGGAGGCCGGCCGGGGCATGGATTTCAGTGCGCGTACTTCCGGCGTTAGGGTTGcggtgaagaggagggtttggCGCTCGCTGGAGGGTGGGAGGGCCGATAGGCAGGTTTCGACGTCGGGGAGCATGCTGCCGTGTCCCGGGGAGAGGAGTCGGtcggcttcatcgagaacGACCATGCGGACGCGCTTCAGGCCGCGGATGGTGTCGGTGCCCGAGGTGTTGATGTGATCGGCTAGACGGCCGGGCGTGGCGATCACGACGTGTGGGCGTTGCGCGAGAGCCAGGGCTTGGGGGCGCATGTCGGTGCcgccggtgatgaggaggggttTCATGCTTTGGGGGGCGGAGATGGCTTTGATTTGTTCGTAGATTTGGAGGGCAAGTTCACTAGAGGTATATAGGGTTAGCAATGGTGATTGATGGGTAATTGGGGGGGTGCTTACCGAGTTGGAGTGAGGACAAGGCCGAAGATACCAAATGGATCCTCCGCCCATTTCTGCAGCATGGGGACTGAGAAGGCAATGGTCTTACCGGAACCAGTCCGGCTTCCACCAATGCAGTCCCGGCCGCTCAGGATCTCGGGGATACAAGCTTTCTGAATAGCGGTTGGTTTGCGCACGGCCATGGTGGTTAGGGAACCGATCAACCACGGCGCCACTTTGAGAGAGGCGAAGGAGTTCTGCGCTTCGTTGAGACCAATCTCCAGCGCATCTTTGATCAGGACGGGCTCGTCTTTATCCGATGtggcgggcttcttctcttcatctgcgcccttcttcttgatacGGGAGAGAGTGGGGAGCGGCGCCGGGGCAACGTAAGAGTCGGTGGAAGACTCCGAAAGACGTCTTCTCTTGGGGGCGCGGGATTGCAGATCGGTCTGCTCGACCTCCGAGTCGGAGGATTCGTGGGAATCGTCCATAACGGGCTCTGGGGAGCTGGAGGGCGACATGATTTGGGGTGGAAATTGGATGAAGATCTGATGCGCTTCGATTTTCTTCTAAATTTCGcggcagaaaaagaagtcCGCGCCGAGCGGTGAGGGACTTGCACTAACGGTATGGGGGATAGACTGCGTCGGAGATCGGGCCAATCAGGATGTCTGAACTACGTGAGTGAaatctactagtagtcttTTTCAAGATATAAGTAGGAACAGTTAAGATcctattttaaattatatataaataaacatCTTATACTGTAAAAATCCagaaaaattatatcaaAGTTAAATAGAACATTAATAAACATCCTTTGGGATGCTGAGCTTGCGCGGGCCCGTATCATTGACTTTTACTGGTCGGAACTCAAGCATCAACCTATGAGAAAGGAAGTAAGTATCCATGTAGAGAACTGCCCAAGCGAAAACGACTTTGTATTGTCTAATAATGAAGGTGAGAGGAGCTGCACGCTTGTGCATAAATGAGTAAAGTGGACTGGCAGTATGTTCATAACTGAAATATACTGAAGTAAAGGCAGGATCGTTGTTTATATCCGCAGAGCAGGTCCGGCATCCCGGCATATCTACTCCGAAATTagagagatgaagaatggCATGATGCGCGCTTTGTCTTCAGGAGTTCATCCACGTTGTAGGTCACCAACCAGTCGCCGGCTGGCTCATGTTCCGGTAGTTTAATGTCTGGATTGTGCCTGTTTATGCCGCTGGCGAACAGCACCCGAGCATAGGGAGGGTCAAACACGAACGTTGTTTCGCCGGTAACCCTGTTCTTCACTTGGGCTGTGGCTTTGATCTCGTCAATGGCGATGTACTCGTTTGGCTGCGGTACGGAGGCCCTCTCAATTTGTAACTTGATATGCTGGGCTGTCTCGGGGTCAAACCGGGTATCGATGAAGTATAAGGAGTTGGGACCGGCTGCAGCCACGTAGGGAGTATCTGGTGCCACAACTTGGCCGCCCCACTCGGTGTCAATCACTACCGGGACGTAACTACTATTCCGGTATTCCTCTTGGAAGGTTGGAGAGCCCTCACATGGTCGGAATGGGTTTAGAAGCATGGTAATAAGTATAGCAGTGGGAAAGAGCATGATAAGGATCAGAGTAAAAAataaggagaagagaaagtaaGCTATATCTACTGCTAACTTCGTAGGTCTGTGTGCAGATTTTATATCATGCTTCTGTCGGTAGCGTGGAAGTTCTGGTTTATGGCATGGAGGATCATAGATCCCTGCGCATAGAATGCTTGAACTATCAAGTTCGATGACCAAAGCTACATCAGAAACAATTGGTCACTGTATTATTCTGACAATGCTACCGTTACAGCCTCGGTGATGCCGGTATGAGGGGTTGGTTGTCAAATGTCACTGCCTATGTTGGGCTGTGCTTGTGATGCTGATTGCTCAAAGGGACTAGCAGTTCGGCCTATCTTATAGGGCGAAGAGATATAATCCTATCTATttgtaatataaaatagcaGGGATTTGCTTCCATTTGGAAGCCCGGCGGGGTACAACCTGGGAATGTCTTGGTTATTTTGTAGGTGAAGGTGAATGCTAAAGACAATACTTGATAAGGTAGTATGATAAATAAGGGCTGACTTGGTGATTGTAGTAATCGAGTATACTTATCTCCTACTCCCGCCGGAGCTCCGAAGAATTGACAAGGATTGTTATTTATTAACTGTGTGGACTGagacatcttcttcccctccccctgccCTGGAATCCCCCTCCGTAACGTAGGAATACTGCTCGCGTAGGGACAGGGCCCACCTCTGGAAGGCAGCGTGTGCGTGGGCCGAGGGGAGGCGGTTCTTGCCCTTAGTCTTGTTGATTTTACGCTTTGACTCATCTACGAGGGTTTCTGAGTTCAGAGCTGTGAGATAAGGCGGGTGAACAGCTCTTATAACTGACTGACATGCCGCAAGTAATCACCTACCACTTGATTCGCGTAACCCCCTATTCTCTAGTTTTCCCCTACATACCGTCCAGCCTGCGACACCTGCTGATTTATCCGAGCATTGCCTACTCAAATTGCCTACTTACAGTAATATGTGTCCATCCTGTGGCTTGCTTTCcattccctctctctcaagCTTCATCGGAATCACCGATATGTCATGTGGACTAGCGGGTGATTTTCTGCCTGTCTCCCCTGTCATTTCACGCTGCTTTATGGGAGCCAACGGATGTTCCCTTCATAAGTCTGCTGGTATCGTTTCGACGCATTTTCCCCTTTGGGCAGTTACGCAGCTGGTTCGCCAGATtatgtctgtctgtctctggTCTCCCGCAGACCGGATGGTCGAAACCTCAACCCGCCAGGAGCGCTGATAAAATGCATATGGCAGGCCGGCGTGATCTAGACCATCATGCTGCATTACGCTAAGGGAATACCAGCCAGCAAAGCTGTCACCATCCAATGAAGTCCACCCTCCAAGTTTCCAAGCCTAGGTGATCTGACAGCGctgtggtagtggtggaacGTGGTGAAGCCCCAAGTTGGCTTTGGTCAGTGGCCATGAGATTGGCCGGATCGATGGCTACTTGACTCTCCCAACGATTAAAGGGAGGGCTACTCATATCAAGGTAGACTGGGCCGTCTGGATCCCTGGGGCCGATAATAATATGCTATGGTAGTGCGGCAATCGCGCTCGACGTAGATGATCAGCATGCAAACAAAATCTCTAGAGTCTTAAATCACCTCAGCTGGAGAGAAGGCGTTGGGGCACGTTTGAGGGTACATTGACACTTATATCGAGGCTACTGTAGCCAGAGTCAGTCACACTTGGTAGACCAacgagggagagggaagtcCTGTGCGGGCCTCCCCCGCTAGCAAGGAAAGCCCGCCTTTCTAAGGGCTCGCACTATTTGCTTTGGACACATTATCCGGCAATCCTGGGACTCATATCATTTGATGACTCCGTGAGTCACCCTTCATTATGTCCATGACTGAAAAGCCTGAAGAAGCCGCGTTCAGCCTCAAATTggtggacgaggaagagctaCCAAATCTTGAGTAAgccttcccttccttgccCTCACGTGGTTTGGTATCATATTGCTAAACCTCGCCAAACGCGGGTTTGGGGCGGGTTTCTGTATAGAGGAACCGCCCATGGGTTACccgcaaaagcaaaagaggTTTTCATATAAGAaagtcttttatattattctataatatatagattattatagatagtGATGATACTGTTAGGGTGATGTGGGAGACATAATAAggttagttatatatatgaaaaCTACTAGCTATTGTTTCGCTTGAAACCGAGTACCAATCTTTTAGTATACTACTAAAAAGACAAGTAAggtataatataagattaatcaTATATCCTTAGtatctagtttatataatttataatcttgtATCAATCATATAATCTAGGTGTTAATTACTTCGCACAGAGTGCTTCGGAGGAATTACTTGAAGAAGAGCAACGTTTGGTGGACAATATAATGCTGCATTCATCCTGCTGGGATTATACGTCAAAGGAACTGTCGAGTGCAACTCATGCCATGCTAGGACGGCACTAAACCTGTACAAATCCCTCCCAAACTCGAATAATGATGGTTCACTCAAGGCCCAGCTGCCCAAACTCATCCGTGGTTGTAACCCAAGGTAAAACGCCGGTTCATCAAATGCAAAGCGACATCCAACAACTATACACTCCAGTACCACGCTGCAGTGGTACCGGCGGTCGAAACCggcggaaaaaaaaaaaaaaaaaaaaaaaaaaaaaaaatagaaaacaaagaataaCAGATACAGCGCCAGGTTAACATGACTATTTGCGCTTAAAGAGCTGCATGACGGAGGGTCTATATCATTGACAGATCATGAACGGTAGATGCCTGCTGTGAATCAGTCACCTGCCCAAAAAATCATGTAGTTTAGGTGTACTTACCTGGAAATGACTGTGGCGTCTGTCCCGCTCCCAGTCCCCGTGGAAGCGGAATCTGGGAGATCGAACTGGGCATATCGATCCTCCGAATCAGATCGACCATCCTTTCCGGAGAGAACTTCCCCGCGTTGTATGCTGAGGCAGAAGGTATAATGCTGAGAAGATAAACGATGTCGCGCGGCAGAGGTGCCGGTGATCCTTGTGACCGGAACTGGCCCCCGGATGGGACACCCATGGTCTGCTGCGTGCGCTTCTGATCCAGCTGGCGTCGCTGCGTCGTCTTGAGGGGAGACTCGGCACGCACGAACTTGCGCGGCCGAGCCATGTCGTCATCGAAGTCATCCAGCTGGCGTTTAGGCGAGTCTGTCGCAGACGCGTCCTGGTACCGCGCTGTAGGCGTGGCATGACGGGAAATGGCTTGCTCGGCCGGGTATGCCATCTTGGGCCGTGTCTGAGAGGGAGAAATAATGGGTCGCACAGCAGTGGGGTCAAAGCCAGGGGTCGCGTATCGGTGTGCGAATTGCTCCAGCGTGGGGTCCTCCGGGAACAGCTCGCGCATGCGGTTTTCGAGATTAATCACTTGCACAAGGTCACCGTACCGCGACTCGTATTCGTGGAGGAAGGCAAAGATAGGCTTCGTCTTCTGGACGTTCTCGGGATTAGAAGCGAGTTTCCTGACCGTCATCTCGAAAACAGCCCGTGCATCTGGAGTCAATTAGTATCGTATTTATAGACTTATAGCCATGAGCGTAGACTTACTGATAACGTCGTTAATGTCAATGAGATGCTTCAAGTATTCCAGCGCAAAGTTTTCATCTTCAGGGAACAGCTTCGCACCACGCTCGAAGATCTTGGTTGCGGCGGGGTCCTTGTAGCAATGATACTCAATAAGAGCACTGGCAATGTAGACATCACTGGTAATGCGACCCCGCTTGCGCGCATCTGCAAAGATCTGTCTCGAACCCGGCATCTCCCCAGGCTTGCCCTTACCCTGGATGCGGCGCATGGCGCGCATCAGAGCAATCCAGGCGAAGGATATGGTTTTGGAAAGGATACCAATCTGTATGGCATGTGCTTGGCGGACCGCGTCGATCTGTGCGTTCTTGACGGACTCCCTCGCCTTTGCCTCACTCTgatcgtcctcatcgtcctcattCTTTGTCGGTTGCTTCTCGGGATTCATCTTTGCGAAGGTCTCTTCGAGATGAGCAACATCTTGCTGCTCGCGAGTCCGGGCTTTGGCGATCAGATCGTAAAGCGAATCGAGGAGTCGGTCGTAGGGTTCTCTGACTTTGGCGCCGCGCTTGACGGGATCCTGCTCGGAATCAGAGTTGATTTCCAGCCAGTCCGCACGCTTGAATGCAAGCAAGCAGCTTTCTGGGTTGCCGTCAATGCCGTGCTTCAAGAACTCGTTCCCTTCGGTCTCCATGTCGTTGTGGAAGCAGAACTCAGCAGCTTCAAACCACAGCTCGGGAAGGAACCTAAGGGCCATAAGTGCTTGCTTATAGACATAAACCACACGCGTCCGGAAAACACTCatgtcctcctccttcaagaCAAGCGGGTCGCCCTTCTCCCAACTGATCCAGCGCTTCCAGATCTCGACCTGTTGCAGGAACTCGATATCACCGTCCGAACCCGGAACTGGAGGTAACCTCGGCAGCGTTGTCCGGTTGAGGTCCCTGGTGATGTTCTGCAATTCAGTGAAGGAGCTGCGGGCGGTCATGTACGCCGGAGACTGCTCCTGTAAGAACTTACGGCCCTGTACGAAGAAAAGATCATTATTAGAGCGGATATTCCACAGGGCGCTTTGTTAGAATCTTACTGTCAGCTTGTTCAGGCCCATCTCGAACTGATCATACTCCTTCCAGAGAGTATTGACAGCCTGGGTGGGTACCCCAATGGCCCGTTGATAGGCTTTCCGGAGTAGGTCCATCTTCTGTTGGTCCTGCCATCCAGAACCCCCGACGTTTCCTGGGCCGGAGCGGATGAACTGGACGTAGTCGGACCAGATGGACCCCGAATCCTTATCGATACCGATGTGCTGCAGAGCCAATTCATAGGCCGATGAAATGATTCGTCTCGCTTGTCCGTTTGTGTCGGTGGTGAGGGGATTCCGGCGACGAACGTAGTCAAGGTATACCGTCCAGAGTTGGACGTCCGCAATCGTCAGCAGAGTCCGGTTGAAAATTTGCTCCAGGCGGAAGAGTTCATTCAGCTCTGACTCCATTGTCGCGTAAGCCACCCATTGCTCAGCCTTAAACCGTTAGTCGATTTGGTCGTCTCCCAAGGTATACAAAAGAGATCACTTACAGAAAATGGGAAAACCTTTAGAAAGCGCTCATACACATCGCGTGCGTTATCAATTCTATTGCGACTCCTGTGTTCGTTAATCAGTTCCAGCCAAGCGGGAATGTCACCACGGGGGTCTTCTTGGATGCGATCTTCCAGGATGCCAACCCGGTCGTGAGGCAAGCGGCCCCTGGCGGTCGAGGGCGATTCGGGGGTCACGGTGGTCCCATCCTGCGCCTGTTCCGACGGGGCAACACTTGCGCTGTACAATTCCTGGCCCGAAGCCACCGACACATCATTTTTAGAAGCAGCAGGGAAAGAACTATTAGGGGCAGTCTTCGTGCTGGCAGACACTTGCGCAGCTTCATCCAATGATACATCAGGGGTAGAAGTAGCTTCATTTGCATTTCCTGAAATGGGTTGCGAAGGTATAGTATTCATGTCTTCGACACCTAGTACAGCTGGTGGCTCATAATCTGCCTCAcccgcctcatcctcatcctcatcctcgaccACAAAGCCCCCAATTGTCCTGGTCTTGGGCGGAACCGAGGCCCCAGTGGCGAGGCCCGATGCTGGTGTCTGGGACTCAGCTCGTGAAGGTGTCTCAGAAGGGAAGGCATTGCCAGCTGGCTGACTAGGGTCTGATTCAGGGGGGGCAGGCAGGGAAGTagaggtggtagtggtagtggtagtagtagtttgttCGGGGGGATTGGAATTGGAAGGAGTAGCATCATGATCAGGAACATTGTCCGGTTGGTTGGAATCTGTCAAGGAAACAGAATACTGATCTGGCAGTGATTTGGAAGGATCATAGTCATCTGAATCTGAACTATCTGCATCCTGCTCTTCCACGGTCTTATAGTCTCCAGAGTCCGCATTCATAGCCTGAGCCTGGAAAAAGGCCTTttcagcatcatcttcagccaTGACCAAGGTGTGTGATTGAATGCGACAAGGGTATTATGAGATATATGttaaggagggaggggtggtggtagttgagggaggggggagcaACGGAGGAACCTGATTGAGTTTGATTAGCTGATTGAGGTCTTGAATGGGGGGAGACAGCAGAATGAGCGATGATGAATCGGTCATTCACTCatgagagaggggaaggaccCACGACAGGCGGTAAGGTGTTGGGGATGAacgaggagagaggggaaggttcAGGGGAGAGACAGAATCTGCGTTTGGA
It contains:
- a CDS encoding uncharacterized protein (COG:S;~EggNog:ENOG410PYWD;~SECRETED:SignalP(1-21)): MLFPTAILITMLLNPFRPCEGSPTFQEEYRNSSYVPVVIDTEWGGQVVAPDTPYVAAAGPNSLYFIDTRFDPETAQHIKLQIERASVPQPNEYIAIDEIKATAQVKNRVTGETTFVFDPPYARVLFASGINRHNPDIKLPEHEPAGDWLVTYNVDELLKTKRASCHSSSL
- the rna14 gene encoding cleavage polyadenylation factor subunit RNA14 (BUSCO:EOG09260W52;~COG:A;~EggNog:ENOG410PHT3;~InterPro:IPR003107,IPR011990,IPR008847;~PFAM:PF05843;~TransMembrane:1 (o679-697i);~go_component: GO:0005634 - nucleus [Evidence IEA];~go_function: GO:0005515 - protein binding [Evidence IEA];~go_process: GO:0006396 - RNA processing [Evidence IEA];~go_process: GO:0006397 - mRNA processing [Evidence IEA]), which codes for MAEDDAEKAFFQAQAMNADSGDYKTVEEQDADSSDSDDYDPSKSLPDQYSVSLTDSNQPDNVPDHDATPSNSNPPEQTTTTTTTTTSTSLPAPPESDPSQPAGNAFPSETPSRAESQTPASGLATGASVPPKTRTIGGFVVEDEDEDEAGEADYEPPAVLGVEDMNTIPSQPISGNANEATSTPDVSLDEAAQVSASTKTAPNSSFPAASKNDVSVASGQELYSASVAPSEQAQDGTTVTPESPSTARGRLPHDRVGILEDRIQEDPRGDIPAWLELINEHRSRNRIDNARDVYERFLKVFPFSAEQWVAYATMESELNELFRLEQIFNRTLLTIADVQLWTVYLDYVRRRNPLTTDTNGQARRIISSAYELALQHIGIDKDSGSIWSDYVQFIRSGPGNVGGSGWQDQQKMDLLRKAYQRAIGVPTQAVNTLWKEYDQFEMGLNKLTGRKFLQEQSPAYMTARSSFTELQNITRDLNRTTLPRLPPVPGSDGDIEFLQQVEIWKRWISWEKGDPLVLKEEDMSVFRTRVVYVYKQALMALRFLPELWFEAAEFCFHNDMETEGNEFLKHGIDGNPESCLLAFKRADWLEINSDSEQDPVKRGAKVREPYDRLLDSLYDLIAKARTREQQDVAHLEETFAKMNPEKQPTKNEDDEDDQSEAKARESVKNAQIDAVRQAHAIQIGILSKTISFAWIALMRAMRRIQGKGKPGEMPGSRQIFADARKRGRITSDVYIASALIEYHCYKDPAATKIFERGAKLFPEDENFALEYLKHLIDINDVINARAVFEMTVRKLASNPENVQKTKPIFAFLHEYESRYGDLVQVINLENRMRELFPEDPTLEQFAHRYATPGFDPTAVRPIISPSQTRPKMAYPAEQAISRHATPTARYQDASATDSPKRQLDDFDDDMARPRKFVRAESPLKTTQRRQLDQKRTQQTMGVPSGGQFRSQGSPAPLPRDIVYLLSIIPSASAYNAGKFSPERMVDLIRRIDMPSSISQIPLPRGLGAGQTPQSFPGIYRS
- the dbp8 gene encoding ATP-dependent RNA helicase DBP8 (COG:J;~EggNog:ENOG410PFQM;~InterPro:IPR027417,IPR001650,IPR014014,IPR014001, IPR011545,IPR000629;~PFAM:PF00270,PF00271;~go_function: GO:0003676 - nucleic acid binding [Evidence IEA];~go_function: GO:0004386 - helicase activity [Evidence IEA];~go_function: GO:0005524 - ATP binding [Evidence IEA]) — translated: MSPSSSPEPVMDDSHESSDSEVEQTDLQSRAPKRRRLSESSTDSYVAPAPLPTLSRIKKKGADEEKKPATSDKDEPVLIKDALEIGLNEAQNSFASLKVAPWLIGSLTTMAVRKPTAIQKACIPEILSGRDCIGGSRTGSGKTIAFSVPMLQKWAEDPFGIFGLVLTPTRELALQIYEQIKAISAPQSMKPLLITGGTDMRPQALALAQRPHVVIATPGRLADHINTSGTDTIRGLKRVRMVVLDEADRLLSPGHGSMLPDVETCLSALPPSSERQTLLFTATLTPEVRALKSMPRPASKPPIFVTEISTENNASIPPTLKQTYLKVPMTHREAFLHVLLSTEANASKPAIIFCNHTKTADLLERMLRRLSHRVTSLHSLLPQSERNANLARFRASAARLLVATDVASRGLDIPSVELVVNFDVPRNPDDYVHRVGRTARAGRKGESVTLVGQRDVSLVLAIEERVGRQMEEWSEEGVSVEGRVVRTGVLKEVGEAKREANGEIEEGRDVLGRKRNKLKKVR